A region from the Panicum hallii strain FIL2 chromosome 1, PHallii_v3.1, whole genome shotgun sequence genome encodes:
- the LOC112885182 gene encoding uncharacterized protein LOC112885182: protein MTGLKKMSLLDAQRAAPAWLRRLLETDSFFEPCPEHPAAWRSTRSAGCCNFFCTTCAGRALCSRCLGDHAGHETIQIRKSSSHCLVKVEDLDHLLNVSQVQTYVINGEPAVFLDKRTISGKGKPGVTRCEECSRGLHDAGCLFCSLGCKVIDKILPGSSVVWFYVKSCRLLTSYASRGGLTV from the exons ATGACCGGCCTGAAGAAGATGTCACTTCTGGACGCGCAGCGCGCCGCGCCGGCGTGGCTGCGTCGGCTTCTGGAGACAGACAGCTTCTTCGAGCCGTGCCCGGAGCACCCGGCCGCGTGGCGCTCGACGAGGAGCGCCGGCTGCTGCAATTTCTTCTGCACCACCTGCGCCGGCCGCGCCCTCTGCTCCCGATGCCTCGGCGACCACGCAGGACACGAAACCATCCAG ATCCGGAAGTCTTCGTCGCACTGCCTGGTGAAGGTGGAAGACCTCGACCACCTGCTCAACGTGTCGCAGGTCCAGACCTACGTCATCAACGGCGAGCCGGCGGTATTCCTCGACAAGCGAACCATTTCGGGGAAGGGGAAGCCTGGCGTGACCAGGTGCGAGGAATGCAGCCGTGGTCTCCACGACGCGGGCTGCCTCTTCTGCTCGCTCGGATGCAAGGTGATCGACAAAATCTTGCCCGGCTCCTCTGTGGTCTGGTTTTATGTGAAGTCGTGCAGGTTGTTAACTTCTTATGCGAGTCGTGGTGGACTGACTGTCTGA
- the LOC112885190 gene encoding uncharacterized protein LOC112885190: MAQADAERVPPAWLRPLLETKYFEVCPDHPLGASRGTRSGGTCNFFCTDCPGRALCTSCLAGHPGHKVIQIRKLFGHGVVRVADVEALLNVSEMQPYLLNCHHVVFLNKRPMAGQGRTGEIMCAECERAILDAACRFCSIGCKLAALPDDLDFTVSFAVAPKSDSESLGGNDSDSSTDDHTFRPSGSRSAKLGRGNSAQEGEAGTSGASKLSSQHRRSKGVPENF; this comes from the exons ATGGCCCAAGCCGACGCCGAGCGCGTCCCCCCGGCGTGGCTGCGGCCGCTGCTGGAGACGAAGTACTTCGAGGTGTGCCCCGACCACCCGCTGGGCGCGAGCCGCGGGACGCGGAGCGGCGGCACCTGCAACTTCTTCTGCACCGACTGCCCCGGCCGCGCCCTCTGCACCTCCTGCCTGGCCGGCCATCCTGGCCACAAAGTCATCCAG ATCCGCAAGTTGTTCGGCCACGGCGTGGTGAGGGTGGCGGACGTGGAGGCCCTGCTGAACGTGTCGGAGATGCAGCCCTACCTCCTGAACTGCCACCATGTGGTCTTCCTGAACAAGCGGCCCATGGCCGGGCAAGGCCGCACCGGGGAAATCATGTGCGCCGAGTGCGAGCGGGCAATCCTCGACGCAGCGTGTCGCTTCTGCTCCATTGGCTGCAAG CTTGCAGCGTTGCCTGATGATTTGGATTTCACTGTCTCATTCGCTGTTGCACCAAAAAGTGACAGCGAATCATTAGGAGGCAATGATTCAGACTCATCAACAGATGATCACACTTTTCGCCCGAGCGGATCAAGGTCTGCGAAACTTGGGAGAGGAAATTCAGCTCAAGAGGGTGAAGCCGGGACCAGCGGCGCCTCCAAGCTGTCCAGCCAGCATCGCCGGAGTAAGGGCGTCCCAGAGAATTTCTGA